A stretch of the Glycine soja cultivar W05 chromosome 13, ASM419377v2, whole genome shotgun sequence genome encodes the following:
- the LOC114380916 gene encoding IQ domain-containing protein IQM3-like: MEVQTHTLDIHQPQFRSSEYPNPTFPHSLHDPPIQTLTHAPGRACPQTNAALKVQKVYRSYRTRRRLADSAVVAEELWWQVIDFARLNHSTISFFNLPESAASRWSRVKLNASKVGKGLSLDAKAQKLAFQHWIEAIDPRHRYGHNLHYYYEEWCKTDSGQPFFYWLDLGNGKNIDLEQCPRSKLRKQCIKYLGPQEREHYEYIVCEGNIIHKQSGDFLHTREDSKDAKWIFVMSTSKKLYAGKKKKGLFHHSSFLAGGATVAAGRLEAEHGILKSISAYSGHYRPTNDALNSFISYLKENGVDIDEVEIRNPKDDTDIYEDGKLSEIATAPEDSSNGNIPELGVSEEADNTTSSNTEEPQLGSVGSYKRTLSGGLQSPRADVPKKAILQRINSKKATKSYQLGHQLSHRWSTGAGPRIGCVADYPVELRLQALEMLNLSPKVPPSPSSYRLVGGLVPPTTNGTRIDTDENSVH; encoded by the exons ATGGAGGTTCAAACTCACACCTTGGACATTCATCAGCCCCAATTTCGGAGCTCTGAATACCCGAATCCGACATTCCCACACTCCCTTCATGACCCGCCAATACAAACACTCACTCACGCGCCGGGACGCGCGTGCCCCCAGACAAACGCCGCCCTCAAGGTGCAAAAGGTCTACCGGAGTTACCGCACACGGCGGAGGTTGGCTGATTCCGCTGTCGTCGCCGAGGAGCTCTG GTGGCAAGTGATTGATTTCGCGAGGCTAAACCACAGCACcatttcgttcttcaatttgCCAGAGAGTGCTGCGTCACGGTGGAGTAGGGTCAAACTCAACGCTTCCAag GTGGGAAAGGGTTTGTCCTTGGACGCCAAAGCACAAAAATTGGCTTTTCAACATTGGATTGAAGCT ATTGATCCGCGTCACCGCTACGGGCACAACTTGCATTATTACTATGAAGAATGGTGCAAAACGGATTCTGGCCAGCCATTCTTTTATTG GTTGGATTTGggaaatggaaaaaatattGATCTTGAACAATGCCCCAGATCGAAGCTCCGAAAGCAATGCATAAAGTATCTAGGACCT CAAGAGAGAGAGCACTATGAATACATTGTCTGTGAGGGGAATATTATCCACAAGCAATCTGGAGATTTTCTTCACACAAGAGAAGATTCTAAGGATGCCAAGTGGATATTTGTTATGAGCACCTCTAAGAAACTTTATGCTGGCAAG AAAAAGAAGGGATTATTCCATCATTCATCTTTTTTGGCTGGTGGAGCTACCGTGGCTGCTGGAAGGCTGGAGGCTGAGCATGGCATTCTTAAG TCCATCTCTGCATATAGTGGACACTACCGGCCAACGAATGACGCGCTCAACTCCTTCATATCATATCTCAAGGAAAATGGTGTCGACATTGATGAAGTTGAG ATACGCAATCCAAAAGATGATACCGATATTTACGAGGACGGGAAGCTTAGTGAAATAGCCACAGCACCTGAAGATTCTAGCAATGGTAATATACCTGAGCTTGGAGTTTCTGAGGAAGCTGACAACACGACATCCTCAAATACGGAAGAGCCTCAACTTGGATCTGTTGGAAGTTACAAAAGGACTCTCTCTGGTGGTCTTCAGAGTCCAAGAGCTGATGTGCCCAAGAAAGCAATATTGCAAAGAATCAATTCCAAGAAGGCCACAAAATCCTACCAATTGGGACATCAACTTTCACATAGATGGTCAACTGGGGCAGGACCTAGAATTGGGTGTGTTGCTGACTACCCTGTAGAGCTTAGACTACAGGCCTTGGAAATGCTTAACCTTTCTCCAAAAGTTCCTCCTTCTCCTTCCTCATACAGGTTAGTGGGTGGTCTTGTGCCACCTACGACCAATGGCACTAGAATTGACACTGATGAGAATTCTGTTCATTGA